A single window of Botrytis cinerea B05.10 chromosome 15, complete sequence DNA harbors:
- the Bcgas5 gene encoding Bcgas5, translated as MRQSTIFGLVASVASFGMAAAAGTPVLAARASSTASVEAVTISGNAFYKGSDRFYIRGVDYQPGGGTGTTSDPIANATACKRDVEYFQELGINTIRVYAVDNTADHDECMGYLADAGIYLVLDTDTPLYSLNRNEPKESYNSVYLQSIFATIDKFANYTNTLAFLSGNEVINDVNNTNCAPYVKAIVRDMKEYIGSRGYRSIPVGYSAADVASNQYILAEYLNCGTDDERSDFYAINDYSWCDPSSMTTSGWDTLIKNYTGYSIPLFMSEFGCITNTRKFTEIAALYSTEMTAVFSGGLVYEYSNEGNGYGLVDITDGAVSTTEQYTYLKEAYANTTSPTGAGGAVTTTGSASTCPTESSDWDVSGDALPAMPTPAKKYMTDGAGTGPGLDGAGSQEAGDTENESQGTATAGSGAVTYTASAGSSSSTSSSSSAGGRNAEVDMRAFGVVAVTLVGMVGGMMLL; from the exons ATGAGGCAAAGTACAATATTTGGGCTTGTTGCCTCGGTTGCCTCCTTTGGCATGGCTGCAGCTGCTGGTACTCCTGTGTTGGCAGCAAGAGCTTCTTCTACTGCAAGTGTTGAAGCTGTTACGATTTCGGGAAATG CTTTCTACAAGGGCAGCGATCGTTTCTATATTCGCGGTGTCGACTATCAGCCAG GTGGAGGAACTGGTACTACTTCCGACCCCATTGCTAATGCAACTGCATGCAAGAGAGATGTCGAGTATTTTCAAGAACTAGGAATCAATACAATCAGAGTTTACGCTGTCGACAACACTGCGGACCACGACGAGTGCATGGGATATCTCGCTGATGCTGGTATCTATCTTGTCCTCGATACCGATACCCCTCTCTACTCTCTCAACAGAAACGAACCCAAAGAATCGTACAACAGTGTTTACCTTCAATCCATCTTTGCCACTATTGACAAGTTCGCCAATTACACCAATACTCTTGCTTTCCTCTCCGGTAATGAAGTCATCAACGATGTGAACAACACCAATTGTGCTCCATATGTCAAAGCTATCGTTCGAGATATGAAGGAATACATTGGTAGCCGGGGTTACCGATCCATTCCTGTCGGTTACTCGGCTGCAGACGTTGCTTCTAACCAATATATACTTGCCGAGTACTTGAACTGCGGAACTGATGATGAACGATCCGATTTCTACGCAATCAATGACTATTCATGGTGCGATCCTTCTTCCATGACCACATCCGGCTGGGATACTCTCATCAAAAACTACACTGGCTACAGTATTCCTCTCTT CATGTCCGAGTTTGGTTGCATTACCAATACCAGAAAGTTCACCGAAATTGCCGCCTTATATAGCACTGAAATGACTGCCGTCTTCTCTGGAGGTCTTGTATATGAGTACTCTAACGAGGGTAACGGATATGGTCTCGTGGATATCACCGATGGAGCTGTTTCCACCACTGAACAATACACGTACCTCAAGGAAGCATACGCAAACACTACTTCTCCAACAGGCGCCGGTGGAGCCGTTACCACTACTGGATCTGCAAGCACTTGTCCAACCGAAAGCTCTGATTGGGATGTCTCCGGTGATGCCCTTCCAGCTATGCCTACTCCTGCTAAGAAATACATGACTGATGGTGCTGGTACTGGACCTGGTTTGGATGGAGCTGGATCTCAAGAGGCTGGCGATACTGAAAACGAATCTCAAGGTACTGCAACCGCAGGTTCTGGTGCTGTCACCTATACTGCTTCTGCTGGTTCTTCGAGCTctacatcttcttcttctagtGCTGGTGGAAGAAATGCCGAAGTTGATATGAGAGCCTTCGGAGTTGTTGCAGTGACTCTTGTCGGTATGGTCGGCGGTATGATGTTGCTTTAA
- the Bcgas5 gene encoding Bcgas5: protein MRQSTIFGLVASVASFGMAAAAGTPVLAARASSTASVEAVTISGNGMLSKTTS from the coding sequence ATGAGGCAAAGTACAATATTTGGGCTTGTTGCCTCGGTTGCCTCCTTTGGCATGGCTGCAGCTGCTGGTACTCCTGTGTTGGCAGCAAGAGCTTCTTCTACTGCAAGTGTTGAAGCTGTTACGATTTCGGGAAATGGTATGCTTTCAAAGACTACTTCGTGA
- the Bcgas5 gene encoding Bcgas5, giving the protein MRQSTIFGLVASVASFGMAAAAGTPVLAARASSTASVEAVTISGNAFYKGSDRFYIRGVDYQPGKNIGIFAKAL; this is encoded by the exons ATGAGGCAAAGTACAATATTTGGGCTTGTTGCCTCGGTTGCCTCCTTTGGCATGGCTGCAGCTGCTGGTACTCCTGTGTTGGCAGCAAGAGCTTCTTCTACTGCAAGTGTTGAAGCTGTTACGATTTCGGGAAATG CTTTCTACAAGGGCAGCGATCGTTTCTATATTCGCGGTGTCGACTATCAGCCAGGTAAAAATATCGGTATCTTCGCAAAAGCTTTATAG